Proteins co-encoded in one Cotesia glomerata isolate CgM1 unplaced genomic scaffold, MPM_Cglom_v2.3 scaffold_84, whole genome shotgun sequence genomic window:
- the LOC123274860 gene encoding 40S ribosomal protein S24, with protein MAEGTATIRTRKFMTNRLLCRKQMVVDVLHPGQSSVRKTDIREKLAKMYKVTPDVVFVFGFRTSFGGGRSTGFGLIYETLDFAKKFEPKHRLQRHGLFEKQKQTRKQRKERKNRMKKVRGTGKSKVGAASKK; from the exons ATG gCTGAAGGAACTGCTACTATCAGAACGAGAAAGTTCATGACCAACCGGTTATTATGCCGGAAACAAATG gtCGTAGATGTACTTCACCCAGGTCAAAGTTCAGTACGCAAGACTGACATCAGGGAAAAACTTGCAAAAATGTACAAAGTTACCCCAGATGTTGTTTTCGTCTTCGGATTTCGTACGAGTTTTGGTGGTGGCAGGTCAACTGGTTTTGGTTTGATCTATGAAACCCTCGATTTCGCCAAGAAGTTCGAGCCAAAACACAGACTGCAAAGGCATGGTCTGTTTGAAAAACAGAAACAAACAAGAAAACAAAGAAAAGAACGTAAGAATAGGATGAAGAAAGTCAGAGGAACTGGCAAGAGTAAAGTTGGAGCTGCATCTAAAAAG taa
- the LOC123274857 gene encoding ATP-dependent RNA helicase abstrakt, with product MSKRKYSRQEKSSDSESDDNYVPYVPVKERKKQQLMKLGRLGILKEEGAIGVIGKSSSENEKDEGDEEDDGQVWGRKSNISLLDQHTELKKLAEAKKESALEKQLKEEEKILESVAENKALMGVAELAKGIQYEDPIKTSWRPPRAVLALGEARHERIRRKLRILVEGNDVPPPLCSFKEMKFHRGIIKGLEHKGIVKPTPIQVQGIPTVLSGRDMIGIAFTGSGKTLVFVLPLIMFCLEQEVGMPFIRNEGPYGLIICPSRELAKQTFDIIQYYTNSLRSENCPEIRSCLAIGGVPVSESLEVINRGVHIMVATPGRLMDMLDKKMVKLSSCRYLCMDEADRMIDMGFEEDVRTIFSFFRGQRETLLFSATMPKKIQNFARSALVKPVTINVGRAGAASINVTQEVEYVKQEAKIVYLLECLQKTPPPVLIFAEKKQDVDAIHEYLLLKGVEAVAIHGGKDQEERSRSVEAFRAKHKDVLVATDVASKGLDFADVQHVINYDMPDDVENYVHRIGRTGRSGKRGIATTFINKSNDESVLLDLKHLLMEAKQNVPAFLLELCSENEKYLNLGNEKGCSYCGGLGHRITECPKLEAIQNKQASNIGRRDYLASNAADY from the exons atgtCAAAAAGG AAGTATTCCAGACAAGAGAAGAGCAGTGATTCGGAGTCAGATGATAATTATGTTCCGTATGTTCCAGTGAAGGAACGTAAAAAACAACAGCTTATGAAATTAGGACGACTAGGAATATTAAAAGAAGAAGGTGCAATAGGAGTTATTGGAAAAAGTAGCAGTGAGAATGAAAAAGACGAAGGAGATGAGGAAGATGATGGTCAGGTCTGGGGTAGAAAGTCCAATATTTCTCTTCTGGATCAACATACAGAGCTGAAAAAATTAGCTGAAGCTAAGAAAGAAAGTGCACTGGAAAAACAGTTGaaggaagaagaaaaaattcttgaaagtGTCGCTGAAAACAAAGCTTTGATGGGTGTTGCTGAGTTGGCCAAAGGAATACAATATGAAGATCCAATAAAAACAAGCTGGCGACCACCGAGAGCAGTACTTGCTTTAGGCGAAGCTCGACATGAAAGAATACGAAGAAAATTACGGATTTTAGTTGAAGGAAATGACGTCCCACCACCACTGTGTAGTTTCAAAGAGATGAAATTTCACCGTGGCATAATTAAAGGTTTAGAACACAAAGGCATTGTAAAACCTACTCCTATTCAAGTACAGGGAATTCCGACAGTTTTGTCCGGTCGTGATATGATTGGAATTGCGTTTACTGGTAGCGGTAAAACTTTAGTATTTGTATTGCCTCTAATAATGTTTTGCCTTGAGCAAGAAGTAGGAATGCCGTTTATACGCAACGAAGGTCCCTACGGATTGATAATTTGTCCTTCAAGAGAATTGGCCAAGCAAACGTTCGACATTATTCAGTATTACACCAACAGCTTAAGGTCAGAAAATTGTCCAGAAATTCGGAGTTGTCTTGCTATTGGTGGTGTTCCAGTCTCAGAGTCTCTTGAAGTAATAAATAGAGGTGTTCATATTATGGTTGCAACACCAGGGCGATTAATGGACatgttggataaaaaaatggttaaaTTAAGTTCATGTCGTTATCTTTGTATGGACGAGGCAGATCGAATGATTGACATGGGCTTCGAAGAGGATGTTAGGAcgatattttcatttttccgTGGTCAGCGTGAGACTCTTCTGTTCTCCGCAACGATgcccaaaaaaattcaaaattttgcgCGGTCTGCTTTGGTAAAACCGGTGACGATAAATGTTGGTCGTGCTGGTGCAGCATCAATAAACGTAACCCAGGAAGTAGAATATGTGAAGCAAGAGGCGAAAATTGTTTACTTATTAGAATGTCTTCAGAAAACACCGCCGCCGGTACTAATTTTTGCTGAAAAGAAACAAGATGTTGATGCAATTCATGAGTATCTTTTATTGAAAGGCGTCGAGGCCGTAGCTATTCATGGTGGTAAAGACCAAGAAGAACGATCAAGATCTGTTGAAGCATTTAGAGCTAAACACAAGGATGTTCTTGTTGCTACAGATGTTGCTTCCAAGGGTTTAGATTTTGCTGATGTCCAACACGTAATCAATTATGACATGCCAGATGATGttgaaaattatgtacatagaATTGGAAGAACTGGACGTTCTGGTAAAAGAGGAATCGCTACTAcgtttattaacaaatctaACGATGAGTCTGTGTTGTTGGATCTTAAACATTTGTTGATGGAAGCGAAACAAAATGTACCGGCATTTCTTTTGGAACTTTGCTCTGAAAATGAGAAGTATCTTAATCTTGGAAATGAAAAAGGATGCAGCTACTGTGGTGGTCTTGGTCATAGAATCACTGAATGTCCTAAGTTGGAAGCTATTCAAAATAAACAAGCATCGAATATTGGTCGACGTGATTACTTAGCTAGCAATGCGGCTGATTATtaa
- the LOC123274859 gene encoding uncharacterized protein LOC123274859: MYLWTAQLFIFFLFNSFSYSTACPSKDEYAQTFFGKIANWFRNLKDRIVGIFNGSSPPTPQDDRGITTNSNTANNSPDSPSLNEKSPENDVEKNTFETSTTTESVTSLSSEKSIDENTEIKETSSTPKAPQSAEVIEP; the protein is encoded by the exons ATGTATTTGTGGACGGcacaactttttatttttttcttattcaacTCTTTTAGTTATTCTACTGCATGTCCTTCTAAAG ATGAATATGCACAgacattttttggtaaaattgCCAACTGGTTTAGAAATCTGAAAGACCGAATCGTTGGAATTTTTAATGGCTCTTCACCACCAACACCACAAGACGATCGCGGAATAACTACTAATTCAA atacAGCAAACAATTCTCCTGATTCTCCATCACTTAATGAGAAATCGCCAGAAAATGATGtcgaaaaaaatacatttgagACTTCTACTACAACAGAATCCGTCACAAGTTTATCGAGTGAAAAATCTATCGATGAAAATACTGAAATAAAAGAAACTAGTAGCACTCCTAAAGCTCCTCAATCTGCAGAGGTCATCGaaccataa
- the LOC123274858 gene encoding NAD-dependent protein deacetylase sirtuin-1, with protein sequence MASGSELPEYSSSVKRRKIEGQVYGVSVPSDLDFSETKPTRQSPRTDLEEPLSGDSGFTELSEGSKSMSTTPDLMHLTPSRTDSTSDDTGCPLDTADEKDEVSSTVSNLSDLSGLSDLSEDSGHLWRNASSWVQKQMITGTNPRELLQHLLMDPTQIPEQVDDITLWKLVLNIMSDPPRRHKLEHINTLADVVRLIKNSKKIIVLTGAGVSVSCGIPDFRSRDGIYSRLAQDFPDLPDPQAMFDINYFGQDPRPFFKFAREIYPGQFKPSPCHRFIKMLEKKKKLLRNYSQNIDTLEQVAGIENVIECHGSFATASCTKCKYQVTAEDIRADIFAQRIPLCPKCFTNSLPSLSSTNTNDNYSNFVSQGIMKPDIVFFGEGLPDAFHDAIANDKDECDLLIVIGSSLKVRPVALIPSSIPSHVPQILINRESLPHLKFDIELLGDGDIIINQLCHLIGDEFEEICWKKEILEETPHLLPPRFITDDSWERSQDSTINQELSQDSTEVVLKTYHNVSTESQDSLMINSNTTPKRLENTDICISPFHAGHMEAAEESFALLGESPKRPLGDSSIESSPKRINLDVRTSPQSSSGSTSRSLDDSEEISYSASRYNRVISVESTSENNGHIYNLEECHVVPRIINDSQRYPMNSSDDSIDNNRSNNSNTTADVDSSNDSEELLDSNESNGKPRHISIDSAIDSGLGDSCNSVDSSDEKGTTYQEDSKRHNLQRHCWQSEVKESLASRLPENTYYQVSSGKYIFTGAEIYIEPDDYEQLSSSSSRSPTMSTMIRPESEYRST encoded by the exons ATGGCGTCTGGTTCGGAGCTGCCAGAATATTCGTCCTCGGTAAAGCGTCGGAAAATCGAGGGTCAAGTTTACGGAGTTTCTGTACCTTCAGATCTCGATTTTTCCGAGACTAAACCAACTCGTCAATCACCACGCACTGATTTAGAAG aaCCACTTAGTGGAGATAGCGGATTCACTGAATTAAGTGAGGGATCTAAATCAATGTCTACTACTCCAGATCTAATGCACTTAACACCATCTCGAACCGATTCAACAAGTGACGATACTGGATGCCc actcgATACAGCAGATGAAAAGGATGAAGTATCATCAACTGTTTCAAATCTATCAGATTTGTCTGGGTTATCTGACCTCTCTGAGGATTCCGGTCATCTGTGGCGAAACGCATCCTCGTGGGTGCAGAAACAAATGATTACCGGAACTAATCCACGTGAATTACTTCAGCATTTATTGATGGATCCTACACAAATTCCAGAGCAAGTTGATGACATAACATTGTGGAAACTTGTATTGAATATCATGTCGGATCCACCTCGAAGACATAAGCTTGAACATATTAATACGCTAGCAGATGTTGTAAgacttattaaaaatagtaaaaaaataatcgtatTAACCGGTGCTGGTGTAAGCGTAAGCTGTGGAATTCCAGATTTCAGAAGTAGAGATGGAATATATTCAAGACTTGCTCAGGACTTTCCTGATTTACCTGACCCGCAAGCAATGTTcgacattaattattttggtcAGGATCCACGaccatttttcaaatttgcgcGTGAAATTTATCCAGGGCAATTCAAACCAAGTCCCTGTCatcgatttataaaaatgcttgaaaaaaagaaaaaattactgagAAATTATTCTCAGAATATTGACACATTGGAGCAAGTTGCAGGAATAGAAAACGTGATTGAATGTCATGGATCTTTCGCTACAGCGTCATGTACTAAATGCAAGTATCAAGTCACAGCAGAAGATATCAGAGCAGACATTTTTGCCCAAAGAATTCCTCTATGTCCTAAGTGTTTTACGAATTCTTTGCCATCACTGTCAAGTACTAATACCAATGATAACTATTCAAATTTTGTTTCACAAGGAATAATGAAACCagatattgtattttttggAGAAGGTCTACCAGATGCTTTTCATGATGCAATTGCTAATGATAAAGATGAATGTGATCTTTTAATAGTAATTGGTTCATCATTAAAAGTTCGACCAGTTGCATTAATTCCGTCCTCAATTCCATCGCACGTTCCACAGATACTCATTAATCGAGAATCTTTGCCACATTTAAAGTTTGATATTGAACTTCTTGGAGATGGAGATATCATAATAAACCAATTATGTCACTTAATTGGCGATGAGTTTGAGGAAATTTGttggaaaaaagaaattttagaaGAGACACCACATCTGCTGCCTCCACGATTTATTACCGATGATTCTTGGGAACGAAGTCAAGATTCAACTATTAATCAAGAACTTTCGCAAGACAGTACAGAAGTTGTTCTCAAGACTTATCACAATGTTTCGACGGAAAGCCAGGACAGTTTAATGATAAACTCAAACACCACCCCCAAGAGACTAGAGAACACAGATATTTGCATATCTCCGTTTCATGCTGGTCATATGGAAGCCGCTGAAGAAAGTTTTGCGTTGCTTGGCGAAAGTCCAAAAAGACCATTAGGTGATTCCAGTATAGAAAGTAGTCCTAAACGAATTAATTTGGATGTAAGGACGTCACCACAATCATCCTCTGGATCTACATCGAGATCATTGGATGATTCAGAAGAAATTAGTTACTCAGCATCTCGGTACAATCGAGTAATTTCAGTAGAATCAACTTCTGAAAATAATGGTCATATTTACAATCTTGAAGAATGTCATGTTGTACCAAGAATAATCAACGACTCGCAAAGATACCCAATGAACTCTTCGGATGACTCGATTGATAATAATCGATCGAATAATTCCAACACCACTGCAGACGTTGATTCTTCAAACGATTCGGAGGAATTACTGGATTCTAATGAATCAAATGGTAAACCCCGACATATTTCAATTGATTCTGCTATTGATTCAGGGCTAGGCGACAGTTGTAATAGCGTCGATAGTTCTGATGAAAAAGGTACCACTTATCAAGAAGACTCCAAACGACACAACTTGCAAAGACATTGTTGGCAGTCTGAAGTTAAAGAAAGTTTGGCCAGCCGACTACCAGAGAATACGTATTATCAGGTTTCTTCAGGAAAATACATCTTCACAGGGGCTGAAATTTATATTGAACCCGATGATTATGAACAATTATCATCGTCGTCATCAAGATCTCCAacg ATGTCAACCATGATCCGCCCGGAATCGGAATACAGATCCACATAA